The genomic segment TATGTATTAGCCTCGTTTGTGTCAATAAACAGGTTTTTTTGTCCATTCAGTCGCTCTGGATTAGCGCCGCGGTTGCATATTTGCTTTGCATACTCCCCCCTCATTATAAAATGTGCTTAGCTGGTTTGTATGGATCCTTTGTGCTTGTCTATTGCCTCCTCGTCTGTTAATTGCATACATGACATTGTACAAAATCCTATCACAGGCAATATTGCTAATTAGCTCTCATCCAGGCTTGTAGTTCCAAGGCCGGCCAGCGTTGTGCTGCATCTGTGTGACACACCAATACCTCCGCTTATCTGATCTACTAGAAAGTTGAAAATCAACCTTTGCTTATGAAATCGCCTTATCCCCCGTATTCCATTTCAACAAATTTGCATTCAATCTATTCAGGTCCCTTTCTAATGGAGTTTTCAGTAAAATGTCTATATTCCAAATGAAATACAGCTATGACAAcaaatgctcaggatctggataatggatctttccgtaatttggatcttcataccttaagtctactagaaaatcatataaacattaaataaagccaataggctggttttgcctccaataaggattaattatatcttagttgggatcaagtacaagcgactgttttattattacagagaaaaaggaaattatttggattatttgattataatggggtctatgggagacggccttcccataattcggagctttctggataacttaaatttttgtaaaatgtaatatacaggtataggatccattatttggaacccAAATCTGAATTATgaggaggccatctcccatagactccattttaatcaaatcattgcaaaaatgatttacttttttatgTCATAACAATCGCTTGTACTTCATtttaaccaagatataattaatccttattggaagcaaaaccagcctattggatttatttaatctttacatgattttctagcagacttaaggtatgaagatccaaattaaggaaagatccgttatccggaaaaccccaggtcccaagtattctggataacaggtcccatactggttcttgatcccaactaagatataattaatccttattggaagcaacatcagcctattgggtttatttcatgtttacatgatattctagcagacattatgaagatccaaattacataaagattcgttatccagaaaaccccaggtcagaagcattctggataactggtcccatactggttcttgatcccaactaagatataattaatccttattggaagcaaaaccagcctattgggtttatttcatgtttatatgattttctagtagatttaaggtatgaagacccaaattacggaaagatccattatccggaaaaccccaggtcccaagcattctggataacaggtcccatacctgtatttgttttgtgttaGAAGAAATGAGTAGTCAAATTCCTGCAAGGAGCCTGACTGTCATTCTGTTAAATGTCCGCtactctttaaaggggtgattcaccctTAGATTAAAATTTTGCATGGTGTAcagaaggatattctgagacaatttgcaattagttttaatttattaattttgaattttgaggtgtttagctttttagtcaATAATTCTCCAGGTTGctgtttaagcaatctggttgctagggtccaaattcccctagcaaccatgcactgctttgaataagagactggaatatgaataggtgaggatgtgaatagaaagatgtggaataaaaagtagccgtaataatacatttgtagccttacaaagcatttgttttttagatggggtcagtgacccccatttgatagctggaaaaagtccaatgaaaaaggcaaataattaaaaaaactataaaaaaaaaaatgaagaccaattgaaaagttgttaagaattcGCCTTCTATAGcatactgaaaggtgaaccactcccttTAGAGCACACGTTTTTACTAATGGAAACTGCATGGCACtggattatttattaatttgaattGACTTGTTGATATTATGATGCCCTTAATGGCTATTTCTGTAGTTCTACATGCAGTAACAGTGTTTGTCTCCGCTCCATAGATTTCACCATGGACAAGAGTGAACTGGTACAGAAAGCCAAACTCTCCGAGCAGGCCGAGCGCTATGACGACATGGCGGCTTCCATGAAGGCAGTGACAGAGCTGGGGGCTGAGTTGTCCAACGAGGAAAGGAACCTGCTCTCTGTCGCCTACAAAAACGTGGTGGGCGCCCGGCGCTCCTCCTGGCGCGTCATTTCCAGCATCGAGCAGAAGACGGAAGGAAACGACAAGAGACAGCAGATGGCACGAGAGTACCGCGAGAAAGTGGAGACCGAGTTGCAAGATATCTGCAAGGATGTTCTGGTAATAAACTTCTAatagacttttttgttttttgctgggTATAAGGTAAAGCAGCTAAAGCTTCTTATAGGGGGGACAATATTGTTGCGTACATGTGGGTGCTCTTGTACTCCCAGATACAAAGATTTAATGAGCAACAATAGGTTCTGGTCACCCTGGGTCAGATGTATCCCTGACACTGTTGTAGCTGACGTAGGGTTGCCGCCTGTTTCGATTTCACACAGTTTttagaagggctgcctgggtgaaaagtgcctgtccaaATTTCCAAATTCGAAAATCCGGACAGGGCATTTAAATGAATGTCATGGCGATCAGCTATttgctgattgccacgtcatcagtcaCGTCTTCTACATCAATTGCCCCACCCCCACGTCGCTGTCCCGCCTCCGACACCACTGCCCAGCCCTTCACATCACCCAGCCCACCGCTGACATCTCCACCTCAGTCACCGGGCCCGCCCTCTGACATCACCACCttttccaactactttctatttgtgacccttTTTTCaatgttgaagtgtaaagtttaatttttcaccttcctgggaggaggggtcgccgaccctgtaaactgctctaaatttacattttgttgatacattatctttggccctgctgagcagactctaagagtttaattaaaggcagctgttggaattgatacaatagttgctataaaatgtatcaattaattgtatcaactaaatgtagcaaattgtaacagttcagaatctgcacctgaattactgagctgtcagactcaaacaccagagacaggaacattcaactttaaagttaGATTTCGAAAAAGCTTTAAaatatggaaagtaattgaaaaaagtctttatttctggggaacaatcggaaaaaattgaactgaaaaaagtgtttgaaaggtgaacaagccctttaaagaataaaattCTCGAACGGATACGGTAACTAAAGTAACTTGCAGAACAAATCTTTTTGATATCTCATCCTAGTTCTCCTAAATGTATTTACCTATTATTATGTGTAACCCAGCCAccctactttattttattttactttcatttatattatcttattttagttatttcatattatttatattgctttattgtatttgattacattttaactcatgacattttatgtttatatgcttGAAAAACTCATGCAATGttacatagaatttttttttgaaaactaataaaacataaaaccaaaaaaaaaagaataaaattctcTAACCCCACATGCAGGAGGTTCTGAAGCTGTGAGCCAGATTGTACTGATGGCCTGGTCAGCAGATCAAGAGCACGCTCACCTTTATATAAACCTTTAAACAACAAATATGTGTTATTTTACATCAAACCAGGGGGtagttgtcatttaaaaaaaaaaaacactcctctGGTTTGTAACAgtcccttgtgtgtgtgtgattggtgACCCCCAAGTGAAGTGACATTAAGCAGAACACAGCCAGTAGGTGATATTTGTATGAcattggggggtcatttatcaacactgggcaaatttgcccatgggcagtaacccatgacaaccaatcagattgctgaattcattgttctacttgcagctggcttcaaaaagctaagcactgattggttgctataggttactgcccatgggcaaatttgacctttgttgataaatgagccccattgattTGATCAAATTAACAGGAAAGGGCACTCTCATGAATCAAATGGCTACGCTCCCTGTATATAGTCATGTGATGTCCCATCCAAGAGCTGAGGATCTGAGTGCCACTTTCCGAGTTTTATAGCTTCAAAAAATGGTATGTTTTAAGTAGCCCTACATTGCACATTCAAATGACAAAAGCCTCTTTTTATGAAAAAGAGAACACCCCCTTTAACCCTGGATATTCCTACTGGTTGCCTAAAGTCATCTCCTTATCCCCCTGCAGGCTTATTGGCATTCACAGGGTTATATCCATTCTATAGAGGAAACTTCTGCAGTTTGCATAGCTTAGGAAATGTTCAGGTACCTCCAGGGATGCGTCCATAcataataaaaacatgtataaaataaattctagagatgcactgaatccaggattcggactttttcagcaggagaatggtattcggccgaatccttctgcccggcagaaccgaatcctaatttgcatatgcaaataatgaagttttgtcacaatacaaggaattaaaaatgtttccccttcccatccctaatttgcatatgcggatttgcgaagggttcggccgaatccaaaatagtggattcggtgcatccctaataaatacacacatgggtattaaaatgaaaaaaaaaatcttaactttATATTTTCGTgtaggaaaaaatgtatttacgcAAAAGTAGCACATTATAGAGTTCCGAAGGTTAGGTGTATGAAAAACAGAATTGTGccgattatatatacttacaatgaGCTTCCTGTGTGTGTTCTTGTAGGATCTTCTGGACAGGTTCCTGGTACCAAACGCAACCCCACCAGAAAGCAAGGTCTTCTACTTGAAAATGAAAGGGGATTATTACCGATACCTTTCTGAAGTCGCTTCTGGAGACAGCAAGCAAGGTTTGTataactcaggggtccccaaacttttttttacttgtgagacacattcaaatgtaaaacgagTTTGGGAGCCAAatacgggctgtgattggctatttggtagcctctgtgtggacttgcagcctacaaaaggctctacttggcactatacttagtttttatgtaattcaaactttcaagcttggaattcaaaaataagcacctgcttttaggaccatgagagcaacattcaagggttgGAGAGTAACCTGTtactcacaaactactggttggggatcactggtataaccaGTTAAAAAAGATCCGTCTGGGATAACAATGAGGTTGTGCTGCACTGAATGTCGCTAATTTAAACGGATTCgaccatgatttttatgatagtttttatttctaaatgacactgtagagtgaattatttgcagtgtaaacaatataaaatgtcattcctgaaccaacaagtgtatttagttgtaatattggtgtgtaggtgcatctcagctcattttgcctggtcatgtgatttcagaaagagccagcactttaggatggaactgctttctggcaggctgttgtttctcctactcaatgtaactgaatgtgtctcagtgggacctggattttactattgagtgctgttcttagatctaccaggcagctgttatcttgtgttagggagctgctatctggttaccttcccattgttctgtagtaacaggctgctgggaggaagggtgatatcactccaacttgcagtacagcagtaaagagtggttgaagtttattagagcacaagtcacgtgactgggggcagctgggaaactgacaatatgtctagctccatgtcagaatttaaaaaaaatctgtttgctatttgagaaacggattttagtgcagaattcttttggagcagcactattaactgatgtcttgaaaaaaaaaacatttttcccatgacagtatccctttaaagggacaggacAGTTAACTGCTAGTACCTTATGCAATGCGCATTGCGGTTACATTGTTTTGCTTATCTTTAAAATCAGGCAGGTCTGCCATTAATATCTACTGACTGGTTGCTAAGTTAATTGagagcctagcaaccagtcaaCTGCTGGAATTCCATTCCAGACGTCAGAGTTGcagaagaaaaaatg from the Xenopus laevis strain J_2021 chromosome 9_10L, Xenopus_laevis_v10.1, whole genome shotgun sequence genome contains:
- the ywhab.L gene encoding 14-3-3-like protein, translated to MDKSELVQKAKLSEQAERYDDMAASMKAVTELGAELSNEERNLLSVAYKNVVGARRSSWRVISSIEQKTEGNDKRQQMAREYREKVETELQDICKDVLDLLDRFLVPNATPPESKVFYLKMKGDYYRYLSEVASGDSKQETVASSQQAYQEAFEISKSEMQPTHPIRLGLALNFSVFYYEILNSPEKACSLAKSAFDEAIAELDTLNEESYKDSTLIMQLLRDNLTLWTSENQGEEADNVEGDN